CAGCCTGATTCTCAATGTAGGCAGGTCCTGCGGTGATtacaacatcatcttcttcgtcggaATCACTTAGAACGATAACGTCATTATTACTAGCTGCTGCTGGTTGATGATTACTGTCAGGAAATTTATAGCCTGAATCTACATTCATGGAGAGAGAGTCAAGTTCCATTCCGTTGTTTCCAAAATCAAAGCTTCCTACAGCATCCTGGTTTACACTAGGGTCATCACCATCTTTACCACTTCCAGTGGCACTACTGCTCATTGGTATAACATTTAACTCCTGGTACCCAAGCTTCTCTTGCCTATTACTAGAAGATAAACCATTATTATTAGGTTTGCTGACTTCCCAAATGCCATTGCGATTCTTTCTTATTCCAAGTTTGAAAGGGGTTGGCCCATCTGAGTAACCTTCTTGTGTAACTGTTGTTTGCATTTCCATCTTGGGTTTAATCTCATCAACCATGGGGAAGAGGCTACCATCAGGTTTGTGCCATTGTGAGAGTGCCCCTAAATCCCTGCGCTCACTCTCATTTTTGAACTTCCCACGCCAAGAACCATCAGGTTTCATTTCAATCTCAGTCAACTCTTCATCAAGATGTCTCATCTGCCAAGGAAGACGTCTTTATAAATTTGCTagattaatttaatattataaaaatcaaGAATTCTAATATCGATGAAAATGTACCTTTGATGTGATTCGGTTAAAATAAGGGTCCACGATTATATGCTCCAGAGAATAATTCTTCAGACAAATAGGACACTGCCACTGCATTTTCAAACCACATAACAAATAAAATCAGTCAAAAATATGAACAACCTAATTATGTATACTATGATAAAATACCTGCCTTTCTGGAACGTTGATTCAGCTCCACAAACACCTCAAGGTCAAAACATCCCATGTGTAGACAGGGTTTGAATCTCCCAGCAACTTTCATCCTAGAACCGCTCATCTAATGACAATCAGAAATGAGTTAATAAGGTAAACAACAAACTAAGTGATTACAACAGCCTATTGAAAATGAGCTACAAATTACTTACAGGACACCGAAGATTAACACCAAAAAAATCAGCAACGACCTCAATATCACTATCACTGTCGGCATTATCATTTCCAGCTGCACCTCCAATGCATCTACGTACTCGCGCGAGAGCAACTTCAAAAGGTTCGCCTTTAGCCTCCTCTGGAATCATATTTAGGACCtaaatgaaaaataagataGAATTTAAAGGACTAGCACAAATAGCTAATGTTCTGAGCATTGAGAAACGATAGATATGGTAATGGATAAAAACTTTAGCACATTTTCCCTTGGAAAACAATTCTCTGATTTCTACCAACAAGGTGTCATTTTTGAATTAAGTAATGgctttattttttagttaattggatttttttttttcattttattcatGCAGTAAATATAAGTACCTGTTGCAGACTCCTTAGCTTCACAAGTCTTACACCCAAACAAAAACTGCGGGAGTCACATCCACTCAGGGAAATCTTGTTAATTCCATCCCTAATACAAGGTGTAATCTGCCAAAATAATACGATGTGAGCATAATAGATTACGAATAGCAAGAGTCTAATCTTTAAGATAGCATagtcatatataaaaataaagaaatgttGCTGATCGATCAAAAACTTACAATAGGTCCATCATCACGGCCATTGGCCCCAAGAAGCTGTGACCCAGGTCGGTTAATAGCACGTAAAGGTACACCTATAGGATGGCAACGATTTAACATGAACCCATATCAGCTAGCAAAGAACATATATACCGAGTTTTACAACACCAGGAAAGTTAATAGATTTGTAAAGAAAAATTATCCCAGTGATTAATATACATGTATGATGGTATTTGCAACCCATGTTACTCATTTTATTAAGGAGATGCTGATAAGACACAATTAGTGTACATTCAAATCTGAACTGTGAATTTAACTTGCATACCATTGACTTGCAGATCAGCGTATTGAGGCCATTGCATCCTAAACAGAACTTTGTCATTCAAAAGCATACACCAAGCCTACAAACAAGGCAGAATGCACTGCCAATTAGAAAATACGcatttataaagttaaatatcTACTAGTAAAGCCAATAACCTGAACATCGTACTCCTGTTTCACTAATAAGTCCCTGTCTGTTCTAGTTATTTGAAATGTCCTGTCCACACTCTGCATTGGGTTTGTACTGAAAAAATTGCAGAGCATTAAGAGAAACAACAAACATCAACATAAAGTTTAAGCAGGGGTTGTGAATTTGTCTAGGAGACAGCTATGattctttttttctaaatattagGAAGAAGATAAGTTCATCTCAAAAGCTAAGTAACTAGGTTTCGCCTCATCCCTCAATTGAAATCTAAAGCTTGATTCCTAGACAGGAAAAAAATACGACACATGCAGCAGTTCCTCAGCTTTCCATGCTAAGAAGTGCTACCAATTGTACTTTTAAGAACAGGTGAAAGTACATAATCTATTTAACAAGCATgaatataaagtttggtataCATACCCGTCAGTTGGGATGTTCGTAGCAGTCAATCTCACTGGGAACAATGGATGTGCCACCGTGAGCCAAAACCTGCACATTATAGACCATGTAAAACAGAcacaaataaactaataaatcatAATCTGGTTAACCTATAGATCACATTCCAGTTTTGCAACAAAGTTAGCATTTTCTTCAGTGGTGGACAcatgaacaaagaaaaaaagagggaAATCTAGCAAGCTGGACAGAATTGTATGTATCAAAGCGATATACAAATAAACAGTCAGGAGAGAAGGGAATGTTCGGGAGCATCTTACGGGTCAGCTCGGGTAAGTCTGCATATTTCACAGTAAAATGAATCAGGAAGCGGTGGATTTCCTCCCATAGGCTTCTCCGGGATAATAACACACCCAACATGCTCCCAGACATGGCATCTCGGATCCTCGCActgaaaattacaaaacaaaccATAATTTAATCCACATGGTATCACCAAATTTTTTTACTGAATCATAAAACACCAAGAGCTGCTGGTAACTCAACCAAGAGTTCGATTAAACATCTGTGTCATAGACTTACTTGTATCATTGACTCTGTCTCCAGTGAGCTTCCGCAAATACACCGAACTTTAACATCTGGTTGAAAGGAATCTTCGAGCTCTCCCTTAGCTTTCACATTACTGATGTCTGAACTTACTTGTCCTTTTGATGGCGAGTCACCTGCCCCAGATGCTTGCATTCTCCTGTGGAAACACAACGGTGGAAAGGAAAATTCTACAACTGTGCACAAGGGAAAAATTGCAATAAGAGATCCATGGCTAAAGCAAGCACTCACCTGTACGCATCGTTCACTAGTTTTGCAACATTTTCCCTTGCCACGGCCTCCTTTTTAGACCCCAACCTGGCGGCTGTCAGTAAACAGTAAGTAGTGGAGCCAAATGCTTATCAGAAGATGGTGCACCAGCACTGAACTTTATCTTGGTCACAGTTAGGcatgaaaaaataaacaatggGCAACCAAAATACCTTTCTCATCGGAAAGAATGGCGAAGATCCTCTCAACAAGGTCCTGCACAAATCAAAACAACGACAATCGAAATTGGAATTAAGCTTATGAGGCCATGAAATTATATGAAGATAATCCTCTTCTTTTACGTAGATGGATACGCTAGGAATTCACTATCAACAACTCTTGTCACAATTTATAACAATAGTATCTCCCAAATTGAGACAAGTATAACTATACAGCCCAAACATAGATGATAAATTCCGACCATTGCAAGATTGGCAGAAAAGTTTATATATACCTGCTTTTTTCCCTGTTTAGAAAGTCCCAGCTTAGTGAGCACATCCTTGAGCTCTTTTATTCGGAAATAAGCAAGTTTCTCCTGAAAACATAtcagatatacatatatatatatataaaaaaaaagacttcgGGTTTAACTAAACAAAGATGAAAACAAAACATTGACTGCAAAAGCCATGAACAAGGTTCTCCCTGCAAAGTCATCTAAACAGACTCTGAGATTGACTAAGACACATAGACAGACAAACACTGGATCTTAATATCCGCATGTTATGCAAACCAGACTGCGCCGATACAATAACCATCAGTGGAATGAACAAAAGCATTATCTTTTCAGTGAACCACCCATCATCAACTCACCTCACCACGGCatcataaataaacaaagaacaaatcaTATAACCAAAGTAGAGCTTCTAAAAGCAGCAATTTCTACTCAGTATCatagcaaaataaataaatcaatctTCACGCCGATCactactaaaacaaaaaaaaaagctcgtTGAAACCCTCTTCTCGAGCATTTTTAAATGATTCAGCAATAAGCAAACATATCGAACCAATACCTTGCAACTAGCAACCAAATCCATATCTTAAAACGAGAAGCAGCAGCTCAATTCAAATCACACAGCCcgaaaacaagaatcaaagcCGAAGATTTTCACAGCATAGAGTCTCTATTCCATACAGCAGCCGATCTAAACAACAACATGAAATCAAACAAGAACCGATCATTCAAATCGAAATCGGTTTCCTCTGAAGAAATCCAGCAAATAACAAGAACAAATACCCAGGGATCGGATACTGCCTATCAAATCATCGAGATTTCCATAAATCGATTGGAACCGGACCGACTGCCAATTATCAAATCCGGTTTAGTTTTCTGCAATATGTCCGGGTTAAGTTCCGGTGTGCTCACGTACACGAGGACGAACCAAAGACCCCGCCTTTCTTCCGTCTTCTCTCGGAGAATCGTATTGTTGTTACTTTGTAGTATCGTCTCGTGTTATTCAGATCTTGCCACGTGAAACTATTTTAGCCGTTGGATCATCGACTCGGTTTATATTCAATACCCACTTATATTCAATACCCACTTTACCTGAAATCATTTAAGTTTGTCGTCGTTTTCTCTTTTTTCGTGCAAATTTATGTCTTTTATTAAATCAAAGTAAACAAAACTCAATTTGTTCTTCTCAAACATATACAGTAGATTCTAATCCCCGCGGTGCACGGAATTTTCTGCAtttattttgatgttttatgtttttaacattttatgattatatgattttttataaactttgatgtacaatattttattgttttcgagaaaattatattatttacatgAGTTTTGAACCATATCGCTTGAACGTTCTATTTTCCTACGAAAACTATCATATAGCATCAAATGTCCACCAAACTATAACTTCATTCAAAATCTCCCAAAACTAAAAGATATAACTTATTTATCCTCGAATCAAAAGTTAAAAACTTAATTAGCCATAAACCATGGTTTCAACgggtttattatttaaccaaTAATTTTAACCAGTTAAAccataaaaacaattttttaatcaaactcAATATTAAACCAACCCGTTTATGTCTTCTTCTTTACCTGTCTATGCAACCAGCCAACCATggtctctgttttttttcttttgagaaaCCATAGTCTTTACTAATAAACATTATACAATGTCTTTTCTTGATCCATAGCTTCCCTCCACTTAAGCTCTTTCTCTTCTACATCCTTGTCGTTCGCCGAGAGCTATATCCTCCAACAATTCCGATAATGACACGTCGATATTAGCGAATCTGCCACTTGCCTTGTGATCAGGTCTACGTCCAAGGGTTCGAAGAATGGAGCGACTCTGTGCGATGTCGGCGATTGCGTTTTTCATGGAATCGAGGACATCGAGATAAGCTTGGATGGAAGCGAGTTGCTCGGGGAGTAACAGGAATCAGATTTGGACGGTGGTGGATGGCCATCAGAAGGGAGACAACCCAAAATGTAAGAGAGAAAATGGAAATTATTATGGTTGAGTTCCATTGCCATAGTTGATAGCTTCATAGAGAAGTTACaattggagaagaagagaatgaagTGATTATTAAACGAGAAGTTCATCTTTCATTTACTTCTGTGATATTTAGTTACTTACATTTCTCTATTGCGAAGTCAATGACCCATTATTAACACATATAAGACTCGATAAGTGAACTTTTATTAACAGAGACAGTAAAAGACAGAGACAAAGTCTGGTGAAGAAGAAACATAGACGGGTCGGACTGTTTTATGGTTTGGTTtcaaattagtttttttgtttggtttatttgGTTAAATTATTTGGTTAATAATAAACCAGCTTAGACCACGGTTTATGGGTAAATAAGTTTCGAACTATCGATTCGGAGAGAAATAAGTATGTATCTTTTAGTTTGGGGAGATTTTGAATGAGGCCAAAGTTTGGTGGACATTTAGTGCTATATGATAGTTTTCGTGGGTAAATAGGACGTTCACCCAACCATATTTGATAATGTAAAGTTATATTGTttgtgtattttaaaattatatttataaacttaaattaaaattaatatgataatgtaataatgcatataacctaactatactatagaaaataaattatgaaagTAGTATACATAACATATcgtcattttaaatatttgttttggcTTGTGTAAGTTTTGTAAATAGAAGTGTCAAATAGAAAAccacaaataaaataatgaaagtcTTAACCGATTTATGatgattatttttggtttagtCTCACGACGGATAGAAGTTGTTTTGGTTTGGTACGCAATTAGTTAATATAAATCAGTTAGGAAAGAATATAAATGGTTTACATACCGTGTTTCTTGATCCTCAAGGAACATGGCTGAAACTACATTCTCTACATTTACTACGACTTTGGCGTCCCTACCTACAACTGATGATTCATCTAGATCATATTATCTTCCAGGAGCTCTTATTACTTTGGTTTTGTTTCGAGGCGATAATTATACATAATGCACGACAAAGCTCTCTAATTCCATACTAGCAAAACAAAAGCTTGGTTTCTTAAGCGGAACAATTCTGAAACTCTCCACAGAACCAGACCTCTCTCGATGTCTAGCAACTAATTCTATGCTGGTTGGTTGGATTCGGACTTCGGACTTCGGTAAATCCTAAGATAAGATCGACTGTCTCGTTTGTACTTGAGGCACATAAGTTGTAGGATAATCTTCAACGAATTTTCCTGGTCAAGAATGGTGTCTGAATTCATCAATTGTGTGATGAAATAAATACTTGTCAGCAGCATGGTCAAACAGTAATTGAGTACTACGGACGTCACACCAAGCTATTGGAAAAACTCGAAAACCTTAAAACTACTCGATTGTGTTCACTTGAAGCTTCCGCAGATATCGAGAAATAACGCGAAGAATTTTGTGTTCATAAATTCTTATTCAGACTTGATGAGTCTCGATTCAGGAACATACATTCTCAAATCATTGATGAAGATCAGCTACCAAATATTAATAATGTCTACTCAAGGGTTCTACGAGAAGAACAACAGTATAATACAGTACGTTCTAAAGAACAGAAACCAGATGCTATAGGGTTTTCTCCACAAACCCATCTTCCTAAAACATATCTGCATCAAGCCTTAGCTATCACCTTCTGAACTTGTGATCCAAATCGTATGTGCACCCACTTCTCTCAGAAAGCTCTTGACAACACTGAGTGCTATCTTCTTCACAAATATCCGGATTGGTGGATTGAACAAAAGAATGCAACATCATCGAGTGGTTCTTATGGTTCACCTCAACGAGGAAGAGGAGGCCGGTCCTCTAACTCTAGTAATCGTGGCCATGGACGTTCTAACTCAACTAGAGCCGTCTCCAACAACACCACGACATCCAACTCTATGAATGCTGATCCTATTGCCCATATTACTCAACTTCTCCAACAACTACAGAACACTAAATCAACAATATGAACCGAAAAATCTCTGCTAAACCAACTATTGCAGATTTCATTATTGACACTGGCGCATCACATCACATAACGGGCAACTTATCTCTTCTTAGTGATGTTACCGACATAATGTCTTCTTAGGTCAAATTTCTTAATGTACGGTTCTTCCAAGCAGGGAAAACGTGCACGCTTGTTTTAAGAAAAGATTACTATTTATCAGATGTTCTATATGTGCCTGACTTTAACTGCACACTGATCTCAGTGTCGTGTTTACTCAAACAAACTGGTTGCATTGCTATTTTTATTGATACTCTCTTTGTCTGGAATGACTGTTTTACGAAGATCATGATTGGAACGGGTGAAGAACGTGAGGGGGTGTATTACTTTACAGGGGTCACGACTGCACGAGTACATCGCACTGAGGTTAAGAATTCTTCAATATCAGAACTATGGAATCGACGACTTGGACATCCTTCTTATCAGATTTTATTGGCTTTGCTTCTTTTAGATAGACTAGTTTTTGATTATGAACAAGCTACGTCTTGTGAGATTTGTTTTCGTTCTAAATAAACACGTCAAGTTTTTAATGATAGTTCTTATAAAGCGTTTGAGCCATTCTCTTTACTTAACTGTGATGTTTGGGGACCCTATCGGAGTCCTTCTTCTTGTGGCGCACACTACTTCTTAACATTAGTTGATGACTATTCACGAGCCGTCTAAACTTACTTAATGTTACAAAAGTCTGAAGTTGCCAACCTGATTCGCGAGTTTATAGCACTATTTGAGAGGCAACTTGGCAAAACGATAAAAACGATTCGGACTGGCAATGGGTCTGAATTCATGGTCCTCACGCCATTCTTTAAGCAACAAGGAATCGAGCCTCAAACATCATGTGTAGAGACTCCGCAACAGAATGGTCGGATTGAGCGAAAACATCGTCATATATTAAATGTTGTGCATCCATGTCTCTTCCAAGTTCGGTTACCAGTCTCATTCTAGGGAGAGATTACTTGTACTGCAGCTCATCTTATAAGCCGTACTCCTTCTCAGGTTCTTTAGGGTAAGACACCTTGTGAAATTCTCACCGATTAAAAACAAGATTATGATAAACTTAGAGTATTTGGATGCTTATGTTACTCTCATCGCAAATTGCGAGATAAGGATAAGTTGGTGATCAAAGCAGAAAGTGTATCTTTGTTGGCTATCCATATGGAAAGAAGGTTTGGAGATTATATGACCTAGATACGAATGAGTTCTTTGATAGTAGAGATGTTGCTTTCTCGGAAACAAAATTCCCTGGTGTTGATATACATGAATTTGTCACACTGCTGTTGAACACTTATGATCCTACAATTGATGGTTGGCTCCTACCTATTACGAGCTTAATGGGGAGTGCATCGTCTCCAGTACTTATTCCGCCAGTTCAAGAACCTGCAGCTACCTCTTCGTCTCTATCAGTGATTCAGACCCATGTTTCTCTTACAGCTGAACCTTCTGATTTACATGTATCTACTACTGTTACTCATATGTGTCCAACTCTTGTGCATGTGGTATCTCCTGATGATCTACCTTATGTTTATCCAGGTCTTCCTGAAATTTTAGGAAGACTACGTGACTCACTATACGactaccccccccccccccacacatACACTATACGTCCAATCATGGGTCTCCACAAACAATCTTAGGTAATACTACTTACCCTATCTCCAGCTATGTTTCTGATAATTTGTTTTCAGATTCGCACAAAGCTTTTATGGCTCCGATTATAAATGATGATGTGCCAAAGACGTTCAAAGAAGCGGTCAAACATAAAATATGGAATGATTCAATGCATACAAAGGTTGATGCCTTTGAGCTTACTGATACATGGGATGTTATAACACTACAGCTAGTAAAGAAATCCCTTGGAAACAAATGGATTTATTCTAACAAGTATGATGCGAATGGAACGATTGTACGGCGCAATGCTCGTTTAGTTGTGCATGGTAATAATCAGATCGAAGGAGAGGATTTTACAGATACATTCACACCGGTCGAAAAGCTATCAACTGTACATATTATTCTTAAAATCGCAGCAACGAAGAACTGGTTAGTTCATCAAATTAATGTGAGTAATGCTTTTCTTCATGGCGATACTGAAGAAATCTATATGAAATTACCTCAAGGGTGATCATTATAAGGTATGCCGTTTAAAGAAGTCATTGTATGGCCTTCACCAAGCTTCGCGATGTTGGTACTCAAAACTCACAAAATCTTTACATGTGTTTGGGTTTTCTCATGAGTATGCAGATCATTCACTATTTTCTAAAGTTTGTGGCTCTATATGTCTGCAATTCTAGTCTATGTAGATGATTTTATCATTGCTTGCAACGATTTTACGGCGCTACATGATTTTAAAGATTATCTTCAGCGTTGTTTTCGTATGAAAGATCTCggaaaattaaaacatttcCTTGGTTCGAAGTTGCTCGCAATGCTTCGGGGTTCTATTTATCACAACGGAAATACGCCCTTGATATTGTATCTAAAGCGGGTTTATTAGGAGCAAAACCATCACCAGTTCCTATTGAACTTAATCATCAACTTGCACGAGCTGAGGGTCCTTTGGTGAATGATCCTCAGTACCGCGTCTTGTTGGTCGGTTCATATATCTCACCAATACATGCCCGTTCTTGGTTACTCCATTCATATTCTAGCTCAATTCATGCAGAAATCACTTCTTCCTTACGGAGAAGCTGCATTACGAGTGGTTCATTATCTCAAAGGAAGACATGTGTTTTCTTAAAAGTCAATGACTCTCTTGACATTAGTATCTTCAATGAATTTGATTGGGGAGCTTGTCCACTCAGTCATTATTCTCTGAGCGCATACATAACATTTATTGGTGAATCTCCAGTAACATGGCATATCAAGAAACATGACACTGTGTCTCTCTCCTTTGCCGAAGCCGAAGATCGAGCTATGCGGTTGCCGTTAAAGAACTCAAGTGGTTAATACAACTCTTCAACTTGTTTGGTATTCCACATCCTTTGCCAATGAAACTCTTTCGTGATAGTaaattgatatcttgcatatttctattgttttatccattcacccatgtgcattttgatcatatagattaggatttagccatgtttaggttgcattttgcatacatgagtccttatcaggtattggagtatcacatggagttcttggagacatttgggtgcaattggagttcaaaagaagtgtttaaagtgatcattgggcgagcaccttaccggagcgaccagtccggagcgacaccatcaagtcgctctgatctccctatcagagcgaccttaccagagcgacagggaggagtcactcgcgttttgatcacccggagacgcgagaacgagtccggagcaacctctcgcagcgacacagcgaggtcgctcccgaagcatggagcgacagggaggagtcgctcgcgttttcatcagtcggagacgcgagaacgagtccggagcgacctctcgcagcgacacagcgaggtcgctcccgaagcatggggCGACTTCACGGAGCGACAGGGaggagtcgctcgcgttttcatcagtCGGAgatgcgagaacgagtccggagcgacctctcgcagcgacacagcgaggtcgctcccgaagcatggagcgacttgtcggagcgacgagcggaggtcgctgcgcatcttatttctgctcgaacttatgatttctcaagggccttttagtcatttcattatgcacatttttattttctaaccctatgttttaatactctataagccaccaggaggcagatcatctttgttcttaagaaaaaccaccaaaaacctttggaaagtcatctcttgaatcaattgatcagttttgttattgaaattttgtgttcttatatctattttctgtgtttctctacatgattaatctgaaatccaacatgggtttaagaggaatcatggagattagtgagtaatcaccctttgaattcatgggttagggagattaagggtgattaggttagagctaggatgttttagtgtagatcattcatatttccttgctaacAGAGTGaacataatgcatcttctgagttggccactcagttgttgatccttaggcatttctcacccgaaaggtgttcgaggaaatgcccgagacaactcttctaagcttttagcatactttgccaaagacatttgttgttagaggtgctaagatagccattggacttgctagttatgattgctttcatattattcaaccaaagacatttgatgtttgaattgtgttagtaaatgaacattcatctagacatagagtttgtttaggattgtgtctaagcttaaggttgatagtttgattgatcgtttgccatccttagttcgaaacttgatcacccgaggtctaatccctatatccatgagttctcttttctcatagttaagaaagtatcatttagttattccttttagttagttatagtttaaaaacccttttaaaaaccattggttgcacttagattaagtgattacttgcattctcagtgctttcatatctctcagaactggttcgacaatcatttatactacaacatttgtcttaggagccttgaaaactcctaacatcaaattggcgccgttgccaaattctgagtagatttaaacattgagatttagtcaattgcttgagactaagtcatttttattttctcttgttACTGACTCTttttcacctccctttaatctacaggtgtatgaacttgcggagcaacggtccatcaaacctagttccacgagctgcagacatcagagctttagagagagagtgtgctagaaagaaaagagaagaagagcaacaggctcaactGCAAAGACTGaacactgatatgggagacgttCATCAGCATGATGCAGGCGTCAATGGCGCTAATAACAATGCTCCAactaaccaacagcgagcagctcgacccattggca
The window above is part of the Brassica napus cultivar Da-Ae chromosome C3, Da-Ae, whole genome shotgun sequence genome. Proteins encoded here:
- the LOC106346503 gene encoding E3 SUMO-protein ligase SIZ1, coding for MDLVASCKEKLAYFRIKELKDVLTKLGLSKQGKKQDLVERIFAILSDEKAARLGSKKEAVARENVAKLVNDAYRRMQASGAGDSPSKGQVSSDISNVKAKGELEDSFQPDVKVRCICGSSLETESMIQCEDPRCHVWEHVGCVIIPEKPMGGNPPLPDSFYCEICRLTRADPFWLTVAHPLFPVRLTATNIPTDGTNPMQSVDRTFQITRTDRDLLVKQEYDVQAWCMLLNDKVLFRMQWPQYADLQVNGVPLRAINRPGSQLLGANGRDDGPIITPCIRDGINKISLSGCDSRSFCLGVRLVKLRSLQQVLNMIPEEAKGEPFEVALARVRRCIGGAAGNDNADSDSDIEVVADFFGVNLRCPMSGSRMKVAGRFKPCLHMGCFDLEVFVELNQRSRKWQCPICLKNYSLEHIIVDPYFNRITSKMRHLDEELTEIEMKPDGSWRGKFKNESERRDLGALSQWHKPDGSLFPMVDEIKPKMEMQTTVTQEGYSDGPTPFKLGIRKNRNGIWEVSKPNNNGLSSSNRQEKLGYQELNVIPMSSSATGSGKDGDDPSVNQDAVGSFDFGNNGMELDSLSMNVDSGYKFPDSNHQPAAASNNDVIVLSDSDEEDDVVITAGPAYIENQADGGVNFPLHRVGITNSYNEDHQVAAAGNSGLGLFTNDDDDDYDMRLWQLSSDAQGGPGFQLFGSDADVSDGLAGLQPGPLNCDPAINSGYSMAPGTSIPMVPESVGRSEADANDGLFDNPMAFSRDDPSLQIFLPTRPETSAQSDFRNEAGMSNGVNNDDWISLRLGDHGETVGANGLNESNLVSTREGALDTLSETASLLLGMNDNKQEKASIQRSESPFSFPRQKRSVRPRLFLSVDSDSE